The window TGCAGGAGATCGACAAAAGAAAACCTCCAGCCGCTGCGCCGGAGGTTGCGGAAGATATGATAAAGATTTCTGCAGACCTTGCCGCAGTCGGCGAGGATTTCCCGCATGTCGAGCCGGTAGATGTCGGCGCGGGAGAAGTTGAAGACGTGGGCCTCGTTGTTGGCGATAGCGGTGTACAGGCCGGATGGGGAGATGCGATTGGCGACCAGGGTGGCGACAACGGAGCCGGCACTGATCCCGACGTAGATATCGAAACGGCGGGTCGAAAATGCCGGGGTGAAGAGCCGGTCGAGGGCGGTCAGGCAGCCGATCTCGTAGGCTGCCCCCATGATGCCTCCGCCCGCCAGCACCAGCGCCGTCTTTCCGTGTTCTGGGTGCATAGATTTGCGTTCCTCAACTCTTTGCGCGGACCTTGATTTTCGGCTTGCCGTCCTCGGTCACCACCCGGAATTCCACTTCCCGATCGCCGAACTTGTCCCGGATCTTTTCCTTCTGCCGTTCCAGGAAGGCGGCAATCTGTTGCCGATCCGGAATGGCGATTCCGGTTTTGTGCATCCGGCCCGCTTCCAGAAGTTGCCGGTAAACCGTTTCGACGTCGTCATGCGCGGCGGACACTGCGGCCGCTGCCGATTGCCCCCCTGGAACGGCCGGGGCACGCTGCAGGTGGCGGGGATAGCGGCTCTCGTCCATCAATCGCAGGATGCGGTCCCAGTGGCCGGAATAGCTGTGATAGCGGGTGGCGAGGTTCTGATACCTGAAGCGCAGATCGGTCTGCATGATGCGCCGGTTGGCAAAACGCCGCAGGCGAAGAGCCAGGTCCTCCCGTGCCTTGACCGGCTCCCGCTTCTCGATGCCGGCAAAATACTGCTCGTAGAGTATTTCCAACTCTTTCTGGCCCTGTTCGAGGGCGTTCAGTTCATGGGCGATGGCGTCGCGGTCCTTCATTCGTGCTCCCAATGAGCAATAACTATACTGTGAGATTCGGGCTGTTGCAAAGAAAAAGCCGCGGTTTAGGCGGTCTGCGCGGGGCATGCGCCTGTGGGGCATAAGCCTTGACTCCCCCGGGCCTTTCCATGATAATGAAGCCCTTTGCGAATCCAGAATCGGGGGATAATCATGTACGAGGGGAAGATAGCTGCCGTCATCCTCGCCGCCGGCCGCGGGACGCGGATGAAGTCGGCGCTGCCGAAGGTCCTGCATGCCGTGGTCGGACTGCCGATGGTCCTCTTTCCAGCGCGGCTGGCCAAGGCGCTGGGGTGTGACCCGACCGTGCTGGTCGTCGGTCACGAAGCGGCGGCGGTCAAGTCGGCGCTGGCCGGCGAAGGCCTTCAGTTCGCCCTGCAGGAAGAGCAACTGGGAACCGGACACGCCCTGCTCTGCGCGCGCGAGCAACTGGCCGATTTTACCGGGACCCTGCTGCTGCTGTGCGGCGACGTGCCGCTGCTGCGCGCCGAAACGCTCGAACGCCTTCTCGCCTTTCATCAGGCGCAGACGGCTACGGTGACGGTGCTCACCGCGGAGATGACCGACCCGCACGGCTACGGCCGCATCGTCCGCGACGGTGAGGAGGTGCTGCGCATCGTCGAGGAGAAGGACGCCTCGCTCAAGGAAAAGGCGATCCGCGAGATCAACACGGGGATTTACGCCTTCGAGGCGCCCTTCGTTTTCGAAGCTCTCGGGAAGGTGGGCCGGGACAACGCCCAGGGGGAATACTATCTGACCGACGTGCTGGCTCTCGCCCGCGCCGCCGGCCGCAAAGTCTGCGCCCTGGTGGCCGGCGACCCCGAAGAGACGATGGGGATCAACGACCGGATACAACTGGCCCGGGCCGGCCTGCTGATGCGTCGCCGCATCAATGCGGCGCTGATGCGCTCAGGGGTCACCCTGGTCGACCCGGCGACGGCCTACATCGAACCGCAGGTCCGCATCGGTGAGGATACGGTCGTTCATCCCGGCGTCCACCTGCGTGGTGCCACCGTCATCGGCCGCGACTGCCTCATCGAGCCCGGCGCCATGCTCATCGACAGTGCTCTGGCCGACCGGGTCCACATCAAGGCCGGCTCGGTCATCGAAGGTTCCGAGATCGGAACCGGCTCCGTCATCGGGCCGATGGCCCACCTGCGCCCCGGCAATCATCTGGCCGGAGAGAACAAGGTTGGCAACTTCGTCGAGATGAAGAAGGCCCGCCTCGGCCGCAAGAGCCAGGCGAGTCACCTCACCTATATCGGCGATGCCGTGGTCGGCGAGCGGGTCAACTTTGGCTGCGGCACCATCACCTGCAACTACGACGGCGTCAATAAATACCAGACCACCGTCGGCGATGACGTCTTCGTCGGCTCGGATGTCCAGTTCATCGCGCCGGTCAGCATCGGCAGCGGCAGCGTGATCGGCGCCGGCTCCACCATCACCAAGGATGTCCCCGCCGACGCCCTCGCCATCTCGCGCAGCGAGCAGAAGAACATCGAAGGCTGGGCGGCGAAAAGGCGCGCCAAACGGCAGAAAA is drawn from Desulfuromonadales bacterium and contains these coding sequences:
- a CDS encoding MXAN_5187 C-terminal domain-containing protein, with the translated sequence MKDRDAIAHELNALEQGQKELEILYEQYFAGIEKREPVKAREDLALRLRRFANRRIMQTDLRFRYQNLATRYHSYSGHWDRILRLMDESRYPRHLQRAPAVPGGQSAAAAVSAAHDDVETVYRQLLEAGRMHKTGIAIPDRQQIAAFLERQKEKIRDKFGDREVEFRVVTEDGKPKIKVRAKS
- the glmU gene encoding bifunctional UDP-N-acetylglucosamine diphosphorylase/glucosamine-1-phosphate N-acetyltransferase GlmU → MYEGKIAAVILAAGRGTRMKSALPKVLHAVVGLPMVLFPARLAKALGCDPTVLVVGHEAAAVKSALAGEGLQFALQEEQLGTGHALLCAREQLADFTGTLLLLCGDVPLLRAETLERLLAFHQAQTATVTVLTAEMTDPHGYGRIVRDGEEVLRIVEEKDASLKEKAIREINTGIYAFEAPFVFEALGKVGRDNAQGEYYLTDVLALARAAGRKVCALVAGDPEETMGINDRIQLARAGLLMRRRINAALMRSGVTLVDPATAYIEPQVRIGEDTVVHPGVHLRGATVIGRDCLIEPGAMLIDSALADRVHIKAGSVIEGSEIGTGSVIGPMAHLRPGNHLAGENKVGNFVEMKKARLGRKSQASHLTYIGDAVVGERVNFGCGTITCNYDGVNKYQTTVGDDVFVGSDVQFIAPVSIGSGSVIGAGSTITKDVPADALAISRSEQKNIEGWAAKRRAKRQKIN